A single window of Acetobacteraceae bacterium DNA harbors:
- a CDS encoding DUF3465 domain-containing protein, whose translation MAVEMPANCDNSAFLKEEASNAQNYFQRRAPDMPVHICGEVTRTFPAKKTRSGRHFYFLLNIVPHKAIRIVVNLDEMQNHRPYIRVGDRVEVQGRYYYDNPHSQGVDWTHHGTSQKWGWPGFVAVNGQKFD comes from the coding sequence ATGGCTGTGGAAATGCCTGCAAATTGTGATAATAGCGCATTTCTTAAAGAAGAAGCTTCTAATGCGCAGAATTATTTTCAGCGCCGTGCGCCGGATATGCCTGTTCATATTTGCGGTGAGGTGACACGGACTTTTCCTGCAAAGAAGACCCGTAGCGGCAGGCATTTTTACTTTTTATTAAACATTGTACCACATAAAGCAATCCGTATCGTTGTGAATCTTGATGAGATGCAAAATCATCGCCCGTATATTCGGGTAGGGGATCGGGTTGAGGTTCAGGGGCGTTATTATTACGATAATCCCCATAGCCAAGGGGTCGATTGGACGCATCATGGCACTAGTCAAAAATGGGGATGGCCGGGTTTTGTTGCTGTGAATGGGCAGAAATTTGACTAA
- a CDS encoding AAA family ATPase has protein sequence MLSPALDKTLRRALIEAEKTLSEYLTLEHLLLALTDDEETAEIFQRKEISLEELRDELRHFLASGAIPTSKDELLTPPMPTLAFQRVIQRAIIRMQAEQATTVSAIDLLLSLFSEKESFAVYTLIKRNFTRIELLESSGRKEAAKQAQTASKMGRHPFHDPEDMGDEMEENPLQLYCRNLTEEAKEGHLDPLIGREKELFRTIQILCRRHKNNPLLVGHPGVGKTAIAEGLAAKIVKGDIPDPLKKIEIYALNTGALVAGTRYRGDFEERIVALLEAIDENPNALLFIDEAHILMGAGSSNNSGTDAANLLKPALASGKLRCIAATTYQEYRQSFERDPALGRRFQKIDIAEPTEEQTLEILEGLKPKLECFHKVHYSKEALQSAVALSVRHLHQRQLPDKAIDLLDEAGAASRLKRPAGRKTPTKISPREIEDVLAVIANIPVPRLRRNEATRLRQLRSNLEKMIFGQQKAIDTLLSAIVLSRSGLREAHKPIGSYLFSGPTGVGKTELAKQLADSMDVPLIRFDMSEYREPHAASGLIGAPPGYVGFEAGGSLTEKISQNPHSVLLLDEIEKAHPNLFSLLLQIMDYGKLTDRNGKTVDFRNVALIMTTNEGAEELTKESIGFLSKRPGEDEDNESLKRLFTPEFRNRLDAIVPFSLMTEETLKKITLKLLNALKEELLQKDIQLDIASNISGWLSQKGFDIEMGARPLARLIQKEIKLPLAEAMAFGKLGAGQSVKIGLKEKEKGKKIPDFSFSKPVTKTKAPKTSKTKKKVSA, from the coding sequence ATGCTCTCCCCTGCGCTTGATAAAACATTACGCCGTGCGCTCATTGAAGCTGAAAAAACGCTGAGTGAATATCTCACGCTTGAGCATTTACTTCTAGCGCTCACAGACGATGAAGAGACCGCTGAGATCTTTCAGCGTAAAGAAATCTCTTTAGAAGAGTTACGTGATGAACTCCGCCATTTTCTTGCAAGCGGTGCAATCCCGACTTCTAAGGATGAACTTCTCACGCCACCTATGCCAACACTTGCTTTCCAGCGGGTGATTCAACGTGCCATTATTCGGATGCAGGCAGAACAGGCAACGACCGTTTCTGCGATTGACCTTTTGCTTTCCCTTTTTAGCGAAAAAGAAAGTTTTGCAGTCTACACTTTAATAAAACGCAACTTTACCCGTATCGAGCTTCTCGAAAGCAGCGGCCGAAAAGAGGCGGCAAAACAGGCGCAAACAGCTTCTAAAATGGGGCGTCATCCATTTCATGACCCAGAAGATATGGGAGATGAGATGGAAGAAAACCCTCTTCAGCTCTATTGCCGGAATCTTACGGAAGAGGCCAAAGAAGGACATCTTGACCCCCTCATTGGTAGAGAAAAGGAACTCTTCCGCACCATTCAGATTCTTTGCCGCCGCCATAAAAATAATCCTTTGCTTGTCGGACATCCCGGTGTTGGTAAAACAGCGATTGCTGAAGGCTTAGCGGCAAAAATTGTCAAAGGTGATATTCCTGATCCTCTCAAAAAAATTGAGATTTATGCCTTAAATACAGGCGCATTGGTGGCGGGCACCCGCTACCGTGGTGATTTTGAGGAGCGCATTGTTGCGCTTTTGGAAGCCATTGATGAAAATCCAAATGCCCTTCTCTTTATTGACGAGGCGCATATTTTGATGGGAGCGGGATCAAGCAATAATAGCGGCACAGATGCGGCAAATCTCTTAAAACCTGCACTCGCCAGTGGAAAATTACGTTGTATTGCCGCCACCACTTACCAAGAGTACCGGCAATCTTTTGAACGTGATCCTGCCCTTGGCCGCCGTTTTCAAAAAATTGATATTGCCGAACCGACAGAAGAACAGACGCTTGAAATCCTCGAAGGGTTAAAGCCTAAATTGGAATGTTTCCATAAGGTTCATTATTCTAAAGAAGCTTTACAAAGTGCTGTTGCGCTTTCTGTACGTCATCTTCATCAGCGTCAATTACCGGATAAAGCGATTGATTTGCTTGACGAAGCTGGTGCCGCAAGTCGCCTTAAAAGACCGGCAGGACGCAAAACACCAACCAAAATTTCACCACGGGAAATCGAGGATGTTCTCGCTGTTATTGCCAATATTCCTGTCCCCCGCTTACGCCGGAATGAGGCGACACGTCTACGCCAGCTTAGAAGCAATTTAGAAAAAATGATCTTTGGCCAGCAAAAAGCCATTGATACACTTCTTTCTGCAATCGTTCTAAGCCGTTCAGGCCTCAGAGAAGCGCATAAGCCCATTGGCTCTTATTTGTTCTCTGGCCCAACCGGTGTGGGTAAAACAGAATTAGCAAAACAGTTGGCAGATTCAATGGATGTTCCTTTGATCCGTTTTGACATGTCCGAATATCGTGAACCACATGCCGCTTCCGGCCTTATTGGCGCACCTCCGGGCTATGTTGGCTTTGAAGCTGGCGGCTCTTTGACCGAAAAAATCTCTCAAAATCCGCATTCTGTTTTATTGCTGGATGAGATTGAAAAAGCGCATCCAAACCTTTTCAGCCTTCTTTTACAAATTATGGATTACGGCAAATTAACAGACCGTAATGGTAAAACTGTTGATTTTCGAAATGTTGCCCTCATTATGACAACCAATGAAGGTGCCGAGGAGCTTACGAAAGAAAGCATTGGCTTTCTTTCCAAACGCCCCGGTGAAGATGAGGATAATGAGAGTTTAAAACGCCTCTTTACCCCAGAATTTCGAAATCGTTTAGATGCCATTGTGCCGTTCAGCCTCATGACAGAAGAAACGCTTAAGAAAATCACTCTCAAACTTCTTAATGCCCTTAAAGAGGAACTTCTTCAAAAAGATATTCAACTTGATATCGCCTCAAACATTTCTGGCTGGTTAAGTCAAAAAGGATTCGATATCGAAATGGGCGCACGTCCTTTAGCGCGTCTCATTCAAAAAGAGATCAAATTACCCCTTGCAGAAGCGATGGCTTTCGGCAAACTGGGAGCTGGACAATCTGTTAAAATCGGCTTGAAAGAAAAGGAAAAAGGAAAAAAGATACCTGATTTTTCCTTTTCAAAACCCGTTACAAAAACGAAGGCACCAAAAACATCTAAAACCAAAAAGAAAGTTTCTGCCTAA
- a CDS encoding ATP-dependent Clp protease adaptor ClpS translates to MTNDIHSDKPQNASISDNAHAATSSQEEGSRSATPSEEIKGLEKAKSLKEKILGTQSLSGKKPPSLYRVVLLNDDFTPEAFVMAVLRSCFGHNEEESKNLIQEIQNKGSGVGGIYSYEIAETKMDQVGKSARKGRYPLQCTLERIDS, encoded by the coding sequence ATGACGAACGACATTCACTCCGACAAACCACAAAACGCAAGTATTTCGGACAATGCCCATGCTGCAACATCCTCACAGGAAGAGGGCTCTCGGTCCGCAACACCTTCTGAGGAAATTAAGGGGCTTGAAAAAGCGAAATCTCTAAAAGAAAAGATTTTGGGTACGCAATCCCTCTCTGGTAAAAAGCCGCCCTCCCTTTACCGTGTGGTGCTTTTGAACGATGATTTCACACCAGAGGCCTTTGTCATGGCGGTATTACGAAGCTGTTTCGGCCATAATGAAGAAGAAAGTAAGAATCTTATCCAAGAGATTCAAAATAAAGGATCTGGTGTTGGCGGGATCTATAGCTATGAAATTGCTGAAACAAAAATGGATCAGGTCGGTAAAAGCGCACGCAAAGGACGCTATCCGTTGCAATGCACACTCGAACGGATTGATTCGTAA
- a CDS encoding D-alanyl-D-alanine carboxypeptidase has product MSTFVADVKTGKVIRATNPDLPRYPASLTKLMTLYMAFDALKAGRLNLNQKLPVSYNAAHQEPSRLGLYPGSTITVQQAIYGITVKSANDAAATLGEYLGGGDEKRFAKMMTAQAHQLGMWSTYFKNASGLPDPDQITTARDMARLGQCLLYQFPEYYSYLSAPAFRFHRRIIRNHNPMLNLYVGADGGKTGYTADAGHNLVTTANRHGVRVVGVVMGAPSNNVRTQEMVSLLNAAYESAGQATLPLAVTSAPVHNPRRSIASRRVRHRQPHLILAAYHKRKHPPAHATSKPKKRSDNLLSVKRALHNK; this is encoded by the coding sequence ATGTCCACTTTCGTCGCCGATGTCAAAACGGGGAAAGTTATTCGGGCGACAAATCCGGATTTACCTCGTTATCCGGCTTCTCTTACAAAATTAATGACCCTTTATATGGCTTTTGATGCGCTTAAAGCCGGGCGTTTGAATCTTAATCAAAAACTTCCTGTCTCTTATAATGCCGCACATCAAGAACCTTCCCGTTTGGGACTTTATCCTGGAAGTACGATTACTGTTCAGCAGGCGATTTATGGCATTACGGTTAAATCGGCCAATGATGCGGCGGCGACGCTAGGCGAATATTTGGGAGGTGGGGACGAAAAAAGATTTGCTAAAATGATGACGGCGCAAGCCCATCAACTTGGTATGTGGAGTACTTATTTCAAAAATGCTTCCGGTTTACCTGATCCGGATCAGATCACAACAGCACGGGATATGGCTCGTTTAGGACAGTGTCTTTTATATCAGTTCCCTGAATATTATTCTTATCTCTCAGCGCCGGCTTTTCGTTTTCATCGTCGTATTATTCGCAATCATAATCCGATGCTTAATCTGTATGTTGGCGCAGATGGCGGGAAAACTGGTTATACGGCCGATGCGGGGCATAATCTTGTGACAACAGCTAACCGTCATGGGGTTCGGGTTGTTGGCGTTGTTATGGGGGCACCAAGTAATAATGTGCGTACCCAAGAAATGGTTTCGTTGTTAAATGCAGCCTATGAGAGCGCAGGGCAGGCAACTTTACCTTTGGCGGTGACATCGGCACCGGTGCATAATCCAAGGAGATCTATCGCTTCGCGCAGGGTACGTCACCGTCAGCCGCATTTGATTTTAGCTGCCTATCATAAGCGGAAACATCCGCCTGCCCATGCAACTTCAAAACCAAAAAAAAGAAGTGATAATTTGCTCTCTGTAAAACGTGCACTACATAATAAATAG
- the map gene encoding type I methionyl aminopeptidase: protein MNKRNNNSCYSLSDFPKLRAAGRLAAETLDMIGEHVRPGITTGELDEIVATFIKEHGGISAPLNYRGFPKSCCISLNHVVCHGIPGDKVLQEGDILNIDVTPILDGWYGDSSRMYVAGKAPVKAKKLIKDTYEALMRGIEVVKPGATTGDIGHAIESYAKTKRLGVVEDFCGHGIGTVFHDSPNIMHFGQPGTGVKLVTGMVFTIEPMLNLGTARVKTLDDGWTAVTRDRKLSAQFEHMLGVTEDGYEIFTLSPTGQHQPKFD from the coding sequence ATGAATAAAAGAAATAATAACTCCTGCTATTCGCTGAGTGACTTTCCAAAATTACGTGCTGCTGGGCGTTTGGCGGCAGAAACGCTGGATATGATAGGGGAGCATGTTCGTCCGGGGATCACGACAGGGGAGCTCGATGAGATTGTCGCAACATTTATTAAAGAGCATGGCGGTATTTCTGCCCCTTTGAATTATCGTGGCTTTCCTAAATCCTGCTGTATTTCTTTAAATCACGTTGTTTGCCATGGGATTCCTGGAGATAAAGTTCTTCAGGAAGGTGATATTCTTAATATTGACGTGACACCTATTCTAGATGGTTGGTATGGGGATTCCTCTCGTATGTATGTTGCGGGAAAAGCACCGGTCAAAGCAAAAAAACTTATTAAGGATACATATGAGGCGCTGATGCGTGGGATTGAGGTTGTGAAGCCTGGGGCAACCACAGGGGACATCGGTCATGCGATTGAGAGCTATGCAAAAACAAAACGTCTTGGTGTCGTTGAAGATTTTTGTGGTCACGGGATCGGGACTGTTTTCCATGATTCTCCAAATATTATGCATTTTGGTCAGCCGGGAACAGGCGTTAAGCTTGTAACAGGGATGGTTTTTACGATTGAGCCAATGTTAAATCTGGGGACGGCACGTGTAAAAACATTAGACGATGGCTGGACGGCTGTGACACGAGATCGCAAACTTTCTGCGCAATTTGAGCATATGCTTGGCGTGACGGAAGATGGCTATGAGATTTTCACGCTATCGCCAACAGGACAGCATCAACCTAAGTTTGATTAA
- the ggt gene encoding gamma-glutamyltransferase has product MGRLFSKYFIPLSCGISLFLPTNQLQAASCTAYDPLVFGPDKPPKAKLVRGHKGMVVTAQHLASEVGAKILREGGNAADAAVAVGYAMAVVYPAAASLGGGGFATIYDPRSAKGKASFVDYRERAPLKATENMYLDAQGNPSKTDSKVGWKAVATPGVVAGLEEIRQKWGTLSREKLIAPAIALAQDGFVLEQGDIDLLNTSQPFFRKSKESIGVFTTLEGMDLKVGDRLRQPQLAQTLRKISHHGKDGFYKGSVAKEIVKESQKSGGILSEQDLSAYKVRQFKPLQCAYRGYEIYTAPLPSAGGVALCEILGVLEHYNLKEMGLQSEESVQVQIEAMRRAYWDRRLLGDGVSPEIINHFLDPAYQMQIADHLPKKAPKNTAHLEDPFSEKHETTHYSIIDRNGMAVSITCTLDGWFGAGVLAGKTGIWMNDEMDDFSLKAGAPNMFGIPGAKANAIAPGKTPLSSMSPTIVTRSQGDVFMVTGSPGGSRIPTITLSVLTGVLDGRMNVAKAVKHSRFHEQWAPSVVEVEPKAIPTSVQHVLEKKGYHFVTRHPWGMAGSITVQKKKDSLIVSGAADPRRFGGSAVAE; this is encoded by the coding sequence TTGGGTCGTTTATTTTCTAAATATTTTATACCTCTTTCTTGTGGGATTTCTCTCTTTTTGCCAACAAACCAGTTGCAGGCCGCTTCGTGCACGGCTTATGACCCCCTTGTGTTTGGCCCTGACAAGCCGCCGAAAGCCAAGTTGGTTCGGGGGCATAAGGGAATGGTCGTAACGGCACAGCACTTAGCTTCGGAAGTTGGGGCAAAAATTTTAAGAGAAGGTGGTAATGCTGCGGATGCGGCCGTTGCTGTTGGTTATGCAATGGCTGTGGTTTATCCTGCGGCTGCGAGTTTAGGTGGTGGTGGATTTGCCACGATTTATGATCCCCGTAGCGCAAAGGGAAAAGCATCTTTTGTCGATTATCGAGAGCGTGCGCCCCTAAAGGCAACTGAAAATATGTATTTGGATGCCCAGGGAAATCCAAGTAAAACAGATTCCAAAGTCGGTTGGAAGGCTGTTGCAACACCGGGAGTGGTCGCCGGGCTGGAGGAAATTCGTCAGAAATGGGGCACGCTGAGCCGAGAAAAACTGATTGCGCCTGCCATAGCTCTTGCGCAGGACGGTTTTGTGCTGGAGCAGGGCGATATTGACCTTTTAAATACGTCTCAGCCTTTTTTTCGTAAAAGCAAAGAGTCCATAGGTGTTTTTACAACATTAGAAGGAATGGATTTAAAGGTTGGCGATCGGCTACGCCAACCCCAGTTGGCGCAGACATTACGCAAAATTTCTCATCACGGAAAAGACGGGTTTTATAAAGGATCTGTTGCAAAAGAAATTGTAAAAGAAAGTCAAAAATCTGGAGGCATTCTCTCAGAACAAGATCTTTCTGCTTATAAGGTTCGTCAATTTAAGCCTTTGCAATGTGCTTACCGTGGTTATGAAATTTATACCGCACCTTTGCCGAGTGCAGGAGGTGTAGCGCTGTGTGAGATTTTAGGGGTTTTAGAACATTATAATCTAAAGGAAATGGGGCTTCAGTCTGAAGAGTCTGTTCAGGTTCAAATTGAGGCGATGCGCCGTGCTTATTGGGATCGGCGTTTATTAGGGGATGGGGTTTCTCCTGAAATTATTAATCACTTTCTTGATCCTGCCTATCAAATGCAGATTGCCGATCACCTCCCCAAAAAAGCGCCTAAAAATACAGCGCATTTGGAAGATCCATTTTCAGAAAAACATGAAACCACCCATTACTCTATTATAGATCGAAATGGGATGGCCGTGTCTATTACTTGTACGCTTGACGGCTGGTTCGGTGCTGGTGTTTTAGCCGGGAAGACGGGTATTTGGATGAATGATGAGATGGATGATTTTAGCCTTAAAGCTGGCGCGCCCAACATGTTTGGCATACCAGGGGCAAAGGCAAATGCGATTGCACCGGGGAAAACGCCGCTTTCTTCAATGTCTCCAACGATTGTCACACGCTCGCAGGGGGATGTCTTTATGGTGACGGGAAGCCCTGGGGGATCTCGTATTCCAACGATTACGCTTTCTGTTTTGACGGGTGTTTTAGACGGGCGGATGAATGTGGCAAAAGCAGTAAAACACTCACGTTTTCATGAGCAATGGGCACCCTCTGTCGTTGAGGTTGAGCCTAAAGCAATTCCTACTTCTGTTCAGCATGTCTTGGAGAAAAAAGGATACCATTTTGTCACACGTCATCCTTGGGGTATGGCGGGAAGTATTACAGTGCAAAAGAAAAAAGATTCTTTGATTGTTTCTGGGGCAGCAGATCCTCGTCGTTTCGGCGGAAGTGCTGTTGCCGAGTAG
- a CDS encoding DNA polymerase III subunit gamma/tau — protein MDEDELPIPPTEDSFSLLLDEDESPQSDKKLIGQPLEKERDVPYQVLARKYRPRDFDDLIGQETMVRILRRSFELNRVAHGFMLTGVRGVGKTTTARIIARALNCIGPDGQGGPTADPCGVCPECQAILADRHPDVLELDAASRTGVDDMREIIESTRFRPMQGRMKVFVIDEVHMLSRAAFNALLKTLEEPPPQVTFVFATTELRKVPVTVLSRCQKFNLRRVPEGLMATHLAKIAENEKISFAEDAITLLARAAEGSVRDGLSLLDQAIAQGASDAKQMEEMLGLTGQAQLYELLEHILYGNMAAILELSAKLYALGIEARALIADLMEAIHQISRMKAIPSLVEGSEFSQIEKERGAALAEQLSDAVLGRAWQILRQGLDEVEGAPDRHQALEMILIRLTYASTLPTPDRLAKLFQNKIAASPEISSSSIGGEGAGKKNEPKPERTSPPVLGEIQEKLLFPKDWEALLELIREKDDDIWLRTMLSCAGRLVEYSPPSLCLQIDAADSNIRQRLEDGLRRVLHALWPKQRWGLRFVLTGGGATLDEQKEKEEAQKLEEVAKDPLVARCLKEWPGAKLKKFIPQEAGAF, from the coding sequence ATGGATGAGGATGAGCTCCCCATTCCCCCAACAGAAGACAGTTTCTCCTTGCTTTTAGACGAGGACGAATCTCCACAATCTGATAAAAAATTGATAGGCCAGCCTTTGGAGAAAGAGCGGGATGTCCCTTATCAAGTTTTAGCTCGAAAATATCGTCCCCGTGATTTTGATGATCTCATCGGTCAAGAAACGATGGTTCGTATTTTGCGGCGCTCTTTTGAGCTGAACCGTGTTGCACATGGTTTTATGCTGACAGGTGTGCGAGGGGTTGGAAAAACAACGACAGCTAGAATTATCGCCCGTGCTTTGAATTGTATCGGCCCAGATGGTCAAGGTGGCCCGACAGCAGATCCCTGTGGTGTTTGTCCTGAATGTCAGGCGATTTTAGCAGATCGTCATCCGGATGTTTTAGAATTAGATGCCGCCTCCCGTACTGGTGTCGATGACATGCGTGAAATTATTGAAAGCACACGTTTCCGTCCGATGCAGGGCCGCATGAAGGTTTTTGTGATCGATGAGGTGCACATGCTTTCACGTGCGGCTTTCAATGCGTTACTAAAAACATTGGAAGAACCGCCACCACAAGTTACGTTTGTCTTTGCGACAACGGAGCTTCGGAAAGTGCCGGTCACCGTTCTTTCCCGTTGCCAAAAATTTAATTTACGCCGTGTTCCAGAAGGCTTAATGGCAACGCATTTGGCAAAGATCGCCGAAAATGAAAAGATTTCCTTTGCAGAAGATGCCATTACTTTGCTCGCAAGAGCCGCTGAAGGATCTGTTCGTGATGGACTTTCCCTTTTAGATCAAGCGATTGCCCAAGGCGCTTCGGATGCCAAGCAGATGGAAGAGATGCTTGGTTTGACAGGGCAGGCACAGCTTTATGAGCTTTTAGAACATATCCTTTACGGGAATATGGCTGCCATTTTAGAGCTTTCTGCGAAGCTTTATGCTTTAGGAATAGAGGCCAGAGCCCTTATTGCAGACCTTATGGAAGCTATTCATCAAATTTCACGCATGAAAGCGATCCCTAGTCTCGTTGAGGGAAGTGAATTTTCGCAAATTGAAAAAGAGCGGGGTGCTGCTCTTGCTGAGCAATTATCTGATGCTGTTTTGGGACGTGCATGGCAGATTTTACGTCAAGGTTTAGATGAGGTTGAGGGGGCACCTGATCGTCATCAGGCTCTTGAAATGATTCTTATTCGTTTGACATATGCCAGTACCTTGCCCACCCCTGACCGTCTGGCAAAACTTTTTCAAAACAAGATAGCGGCATCTCCTGAAATTTCTTCATCGTCTATCGGAGGAGAGGGAGCCGGAAAAAAAAATGAACCTAAACCGGAGAGGACTTCGCCTCCGGTTTTAGGAGAAATTCAAGAGAAGCTTCTATTTCCCAAAGACTGGGAAGCGCTTTTGGAGCTTATTCGAGAAAAAGACGATGATATTTGGCTCCGGACGATGTTGAGCTGTGCTGGGCGTCTTGTTGAATATTCGCCGCCTTCTCTTTGCTTACAAATTGATGCGGCTGATTCCAATATTCGGCAACGTCTTGAAGATGGTTTAAGGCGTGTCTTGCATGCCTTATGGCCAAAGCAAAGATGGGGATTGCGTTTTGTTTTAACGGGTGGCGGAGCCACTTTAGATGAGCAAAAAGAAAAAGAAGAGGCACAAAAACTCGAAGAGGTTGCAAAAGATCCTTTAGTTGCCAGATGTTTAAAAGAATGGCCGGGAGCCAAACTGAAAAAATTCATTCCACAAGAGGCGGGTGCGTTTTAA
- a CDS encoding YbaB/EbfC family nucleoid-associated protein, which yields MKNLAGLMKQAGQMQARMKEAQEKLKGMEVSADAGAGLVSLTLTGKMEIKNLKIDPKLADPEDMETLQDLVVEAYEAARSKVQTASAEEMKKVTGGMPLPPGMGDMPFGM from the coding sequence ATGAAAAATTTAGCTGGCCTTATGAAACAGGCAGGGCAAATGCAGGCACGCATGAAAGAGGCACAGGAAAAGCTGAAAGGCATGGAAGTCTCAGCAGATGCTGGTGCTGGGCTTGTTTCTTTGACTTTGACAGGTAAAATGGAGATTAAAAATCTCAAGATTGATCCGAAATTAGCCGATCCAGAAGATATGGAAACGCTTCAGGATCTCGTTGTCGAAGCCTATGAGGCAGCGCGCTCAAAAGTCCAAACCGCAAGCGCTGAAGAAATGAAAAAAGTGACAGGTGGTATGCCTTTACCACCGGGCATGGGAGATATGCCTTTCGGCATGTAA
- the recR gene encoding recombination protein RecR gives MLAETSPEIRELQFRLAKLPSLGPRSARRILLSLLENPEAKLWPLVNALQNAAENIKTCQSCGNLDTQDPCFICSNPKRDGGVICVVESVGDLWTLERTGLHKGLYQVLGGCLSALGGRRPQDLNLAGLLGRIERQEVKEIILALPATLEGGNTTHWLHHQVKDTDIRVTRLGQGVPAGGSVEVLDDGTLASALLSRCQINS, from the coding sequence ATTTTGGCAGAAACAAGTCCAGAAATTCGTGAACTTCAATTCCGTTTGGCAAAATTGCCAAGTCTAGGCCCACGCTCTGCAAGACGGATTTTGCTTTCTTTGCTGGAAAATCCGGAGGCAAAGCTCTGGCCTTTGGTAAATGCCCTCCAAAATGCAGCGGAAAATATTAAAACCTGTCAGTCCTGCGGGAATTTAGATACGCAAGATCCTTGTTTTATCTGTAGTAATCCTAAGCGGGATGGCGGGGTTATTTGTGTCGTTGAAAGCGTTGGCGATTTATGGACTTTAGAGCGCACAGGTCTTCATAAAGGTCTGTATCAGGTTTTAGGTGGATGTCTTTCTGCATTGGGGGGAAGACGTCCACAGGATCTAAATCTGGCAGGATTGCTAGGACGGATTGAGCGCCAAGAGGTCAAAGAAATCATCTTGGCGCTACCAGCAACGCTTGAAGGTGGCAATACGACCCATTGGTTACATCATCAGGTAAAAGATACCGATATTCGGGTAACACGTTTGGGGCAGGGGGTTCCTGCTGGCGGATCTGTCGAAGTTTTAGATGATGGGACGCTGGCCTCGGCTTTGTTGTCCCGTTGTCAAATTAACAGTTGA
- a CDS encoding SDR family oxidoreductase, whose amino-acid sequence MTERNTDAIPKAALVTGGAKRIGRALVKRLVQEGYAVAIHYHESSLDAEMLLEEIMCNGGKACLLKGNLSQKNIAEQLITAAYEKIGPLGILINNAAYFEKDTIETLTPACLEKHFAPNVRAPLFLIQKFSEQLPKGKKGLILNLLDQSVLNPCFDFISYNLSKSALWTLTQTLALALAPSIRVNAIAPGAVLPAKQQTDEHFNRMWKNTPLQLKTTPEEIAEAMMGFITLGSVTGQILALDGGQHLK is encoded by the coding sequence ATGACAGAGCGTAATACAGACGCAATTCCCAAGGCAGCACTTGTAACAGGCGGCGCAAAAAGAATTGGGCGTGCTTTGGTAAAGCGTCTTGTTCAAGAAGGTTATGCGGTTGCGATTCATTATCATGAGTCTTCTTTGGATGCAGAGATGCTTTTAGAAGAAATTATGTGTAATGGCGGAAAGGCTTGTCTTCTTAAAGGGAATTTGTCTCAAAAAAATATTGCAGAACAGCTCATAACGGCGGCTTATGAAAAAATTGGGCCCTTAGGCATTTTGATTAATAATGCGGCCTATTTTGAAAAAGATACGATTGAGACCCTTACACCCGCATGTTTGGAAAAGCATTTTGCTCCCAATGTCCGTGCGCCGCTTTTTTTGATACAGAAATTTTCAGAACAATTGCCAAAAGGGAAAAAGGGACTGATTTTAAATCTTTTAGACCAGTCTGTTTTAAATCCCTGTTTTGATTTTATCAGCTATAATCTTTCAAAATCCGCACTCTGGACATTAACGCAGACACTGGCCTTGGCACTTGCGCCTTCTATTCGGGTTAATGCTATTGCCCCGGGCGCTGTGTTGCCAGCAAAACAGCAAACGGATGAACATTTTAACAGAATGTGGAAAAACACGCCCTTACAATTAAAAACAACGCCTGAAGAAATTGCAGAGGCAATGATGGGCTTTATCACGCTTGGCTCTGTCACGGGGCAGATTTTGGCTTTAGATGGTGGACAGCATTTAAAATAA
- a CDS encoding TIGR02300 family protein, whose product MADAELGHKHICTECSARFYDFNRTPITCPSCGAVQQEPVSRLKRKTEEHSLSKAKAFTEADTESDSDEEDLLTDDLEDDALDDDLDDDDDDISQDIDVAPRSAKPEDIDE is encoded by the coding sequence ATGGCAGACGCTGAACTTGGTCACAAACATATCTGCACAGAGTGCAGTGCCCGTTTCTACGACTTTAATCGCACACCAATCACTTGTCCTTCTTGTGGAGCTGTTCAGCAAGAACCAGTTTCCCGTCTAAAACGTAAGACAGAAGAGCACTCGCTTTCAAAAGCAAAAGCTTTTACAGAAGCCGACACTGAATCCGATTCGGATGAAGAAGATCTTCTCACGGATGACCTTGAAGATGATGCGCTAGATGATGATCTTGACGATGATGACGATGATATCAGCCAAGATATCGATGTTGCCCCACGTTCTGCTAAACCCGAAGATATTGACGAATAA